In Ancalomicrobiaceae bacterium S20, the following proteins share a genomic window:
- a CDS encoding haloacid dehalogenase type II produces the protein MSVFKPKYVTFDCHGTLIYFAMDKAARSLYGDQLDEPRMQTFIKDFSAYRLDEIMGAWKPYAEVVHNAVERTCKRNGVAFKPEDAAWIYEQVPTWGPHPDVPAGLAKVAKEIPLVILSNAMNVQIPHNVAKLGAPFHAVYTAEQAQAYKPRFQAFEYMFDMLGCGPEDIVHCSSSFRYDHMSAHDLGIKNKVWVNRGHEPANPYYGYVEIKDISGLPGVFGL, from the coding sequence CTTCAAGCCGAAATACGTGACCTTCGACTGCCATGGCACGCTGATCTACTTCGCCATGGACAAGGCCGCGCGCTCGCTCTACGGCGACCAGCTCGACGAGCCGCGCATGCAGACGTTCATCAAGGACTTCTCGGCCTATCGGCTCGACGAGATCATGGGCGCGTGGAAGCCCTATGCGGAGGTCGTCCACAACGCGGTCGAGCGGACCTGCAAGCGCAATGGCGTCGCCTTCAAGCCCGAGGATGCGGCCTGGATCTACGAGCAGGTGCCGACCTGGGGTCCGCACCCGGACGTGCCGGCCGGCCTCGCCAAGGTCGCCAAGGAGATCCCGCTCGTCATCCTGTCGAATGCGATGAACGTGCAGATCCCGCACAATGTCGCCAAGCTCGGCGCGCCGTTCCACGCCGTCTACACGGCCGAGCAGGCGCAAGCCTACAAGCCGCGCTTCCAGGCGTTCGAGTACATGTTCGACATGCTCGGCTGCGGTCCGGAGGACATCGTCCATTGCTCGTCGTCGTTCCGCTACGACCACATGTCGGCGCACGACCTCGGCATCAAGAACAAGGTGTGGGTCAACCGCGGCCATGAGCCGGCGAACCCCTACTACGGCTACGTCGAGATCAAGGACATCTCGGGTCTGCCCGGCGTCTTCGGGCTCTGA
- a CDS encoding FAD-binding oxidoreductase, whose protein sequence is MQLKSYWHATATPFAGAAAGPVEGDYDIAIVGGGFTGLSAARHLAKQGVKVVVLEAATVGSGASGRNGGHLNNGLAHSFIAAKAHLGTERAIALYKAFDASIDTIEAIIAEEGIDCAFRRSGKLKLASKPEHFATLAKNFEAINREVDPDTAMLTKAEIACEVVSDQFHGGMLSKKSAMMHMGRYVAGLATAAARRGATIFETAPVTERRVENGRHTLVTPRGRVTAREVLIATGAYTSGPFSWFRRRIVAVGSFIIATRPLSDAEIAGAVPGNRTFVNSLNIGNYFRLAPDNRLIFGGRARFSATSDQRSDAKSGAILQASLEKLLPSLAHVETDYCWGGLVDMTKDRYPRAGRHDGVWYAMGYSGHGAQLASHMGIIIADAMLGREDRNPVAGLAWPAVPGHFGQPWFLPLVGMYYKFLDKIQ, encoded by the coding sequence ATGCAGCTCAAGAGCTATTGGCACGCGACGGCCACCCCGTTCGCGGGCGCGGCCGCCGGCCCGGTCGAGGGCGACTACGATATCGCGATCGTCGGCGGCGGCTTCACCGGCCTCTCGGCCGCCCGCCATCTCGCCAAGCAAGGCGTGAAAGTGGTCGTTCTGGAAGCCGCGACCGTCGGGTCGGGCGCCTCGGGCCGCAACGGCGGCCACCTCAACAACGGCCTCGCGCACAGCTTCATCGCCGCCAAGGCACACCTCGGCACCGAGCGGGCGATCGCGCTCTACAAGGCCTTCGACGCTTCGATCGACACGATCGAGGCGATCATCGCCGAGGAAGGCATCGATTGCGCGTTCCGCCGCTCCGGCAAGCTCAAGCTCGCCTCCAAGCCGGAACATTTCGCGACGCTCGCCAAGAACTTCGAGGCCATCAATCGCGAAGTCGACCCCGACACCGCGATGCTGACCAAGGCCGAGATCGCGTGCGAGGTGGTCTCCGACCAGTTCCACGGCGGCATGCTGTCGAAGAAGAGCGCCATGATGCACATGGGCCGCTACGTCGCGGGGCTCGCGACCGCCGCTGCCCGGCGCGGGGCGACCATCTTCGAGACCGCGCCCGTCACCGAACGGCGCGTCGAGAACGGCCGGCACACGCTCGTCACGCCGCGCGGCCGCGTGACCGCGCGCGAGGTGCTGATCGCGACCGGCGCCTATACCTCGGGGCCGTTCTCGTGGTTCCGCCGCCGCATCGTGGCGGTCGGCAGCTTCATCATCGCGACCCGGCCGCTGAGCGATGCCGAGATCGCGGGCGCCGTGCCGGGCAACCGGACCTTTGTGAATTCGCTCAATATCGGCAACTACTTCCGGCTCGCGCCGGACAATCGCCTGATCTTCGGCGGCCGGGCGCGCTTCTCGGCGACCTCCGACCAGCGCTCGGATGCCAAGAGCGGCGCCATCCTCCAGGCGAGCCTGGAGAAGCTCCTGCCCTCGCTCGCCCATGTCGAGACCGACTATTGCTGGGGCGGCCTCGTCGACATGACCAAGGACCGTTACCCGCGCGCCGGCCGGCACGACGGCGTCTGGTACGCGATGGGTTATTCCGGCCACGGCGCGCAGCTCGCGAGCCACATGGGCATCATCATCGCCGACGCCATGCTCGGCCGGGAGGACCGCAACCCGGTCGCCGGTCTCGCCTGGCCGGCCGTGCCGGGGCACTTCGGCCAGCCGTGGTTCCTGCCGCTGGTCGGGATGTATTACAAGTTTCTCGACAAGATCCAGTGA